The Sphingomonas naphthae nucleotide sequence AGTTCGTCGGCCGGGATACGCCGCTCGGCCGCCACCCGACCGTGGCGACCGACTGGCAGGAGCCGGTCGCCGCGTACGGCAATACCGAGACCTTCACGATCAGCTCGATCTTCCCTTCGGGCACGCCGGTCGCGCGGATCAACCGCAGCCATGGCGAGCCGCAGCCGGGCAATGCGTTCAAGATCGTCGATCCGATCACCGGCGCGGTCGTGCCGATGGGCGAGCGCGGCGAGATCGCGGTGAAGGGGCCGACGCTGATGCTGGGCTATATCGGCGTGCCGCTGGACGAGACGCTCGACGGCGAGGGCTTCTTCCGCACCGGCGACGGCGGCTACGTCGACGAAGGCAACCGCCTCTATTGGGAAGGCCGGCTGACCGACATCATCAAGACAGGCGGCGCCAACGTCTCCCCGCTGGAGATCGACGAGGTGATCGCCGCCTGCCCCGGCGTGAAGATCAGCATGACCGTGGGCGTGCCGCACGAGACCTTGGGCGAGATCGTCGTCGCCTGCGTGATCCCCTTCGCCGGAGAGGCACCGAGCGACACCGCGATCCGCGATTTCGCCAAGCAGAAGCTCGCCAGCTACAAGGTGCCGCGCCGCATCCTCTTCTTTCGGGAGGAGGAGTTCGCCACCACCGGCAGCAACAAGATCAAGTCGAGCGAGCTGCGAAAGCTGGCCGCCGCGCGCCTCGAAGGCGCGGACCTGGCATGAACCAGCCGATCGCCGACGATATCGTCGCCCAGCTCGAAGCCCTCGGCATCCGCCGCGACACCTATGCGCTGAAGCCCACGCCCCGCATCCAGAAGTTCATCGCCCAGCGGCTGGGCGAGGCCGCGCGCGAGGTGCCGTCCTTTCCGCTGACGATGCACGTCCGGCTCGACGCGCTGCTGGCGGCGCGCAAGGGCTGGAATGCCGGGCATGACGCGCGCGTCTCGGTCAACGACCTGCTCGTCAAGGCGAGCGCCGCGTCGCTGATGGCGCTGCCGGCGGTCAATTCCAGCTTCACGCCGGTCGGGCTGGTCGCGCACCGTCACGCCGACATCTCGATCGCGGTGGCGACCGACGGCGGGCTGATGACGCCGATCGTGCGCGCCGCCGACACCAAGAGCGTGACCGACATCTCCGCCGAGACCCGCGACCTGGCCGCCCGCGCGCGGATCGGCCGGCTCCAGCCCGACGATTATGTCGGCGGCACCTTCACCGTCTCCAACCTCGGCATGTTCGGCGTGTCGAGCTTCGGCTCGATCATCAATCCGCCCCAGTCGGCCATCCTGTCGGTCGGCGCGGCGGAGGAGCGGGTGGTGTCGCGCGGCGGCGGTTTCGTGGCCGAGACGATGATGACGCTGACGATGACCTGCGACCATCGCATCATCGACGGCGCGACCGGCGCCCGCTGGCTGGCCGACCTGCGCGACCGGCTGGAAGCGCCCGACGCCTTGTTCGGCTGAAGCCGGAAAGCGCAGACATCGGCAGGGCGATATCGGCGGTAAACCGCCGTTTTC carries:
- a CDS encoding 2-oxo acid dehydrogenase subunit E2; translation: MNQPIADDIVAQLEALGIRRDTYALKPTPRIQKFIAQRLGEAAREVPSFPLTMHVRLDALLAARKGWNAGHDARVSVNDLLVKASAASLMALPAVNSSFTPVGLVAHRHADISIAVATDGGLMTPIVRAADTKSVTDISAETRDLAARARIGRLQPDDYVGGTFTVSNLGMFGVSSFGSIINPPQSAILSVGAAEERVVSRGGGFVAETMMTLTMTCDHRIIDGATGARWLADLRDRLEAPDALFG